A genomic region of Pontibaca methylaminivorans contains the following coding sequences:
- a CDS encoding ectoine synthase, with amino-acid sequence MIVRDFNELKHTDKAVSDARWTSVRMLLADDGMGFSFHITVIEARSEHQFHYKHHFESVYCVSGRGSITDLGTGETHEIRPGVMYALNLNDRHVVRAEEELVLACVFNPPVTGTEVHREDGSYAPAQELVG; translated from the coding sequence ATGATCGTTCGCGATTTCAATGAACTGAAACACACCGACAAGGCGGTTTCCGATGCGCGCTGGACCTCGGTGCGGATGCTTCTGGCCGACGACGGGATGGGATTTTCCTTTCACATCACCGTGATCGAGGCCCGTTCGGAACATCAGTTCCATTACAAGCATCACTTCGAAAGCGTCTATTGCGTCTCGGGCCGGGGTTCGATCACGGACCTCGGCACCGGAGAAACCCACGAGATCCGCCCGGGCGTGATGTATGCGCTGAACCTGAACGACAGGCATGTCGTGCGGGCCGAGGAAGAACTGGTCCTGGCCTGCGTGTTCAACCCGCCCGTCACCGGAACCGAAGTGCACCGAGAGGATGGATCCTACGCGCCGGCGCAAGAACTGGTCGGCTGA
- a CDS encoding efflux RND transporter periplasmic adaptor subunit yields the protein MPPVAVTVQQMRGHPLPVVNELPGRVAATRTAEVRPRVDGIVVSRVFEQGRFIEEGEVLYRIDPAGFKVRVASAQATLARAKAAQLNAADRLRRVEALRERGVSAGVELDNAVTAVAQADADVAIAEASLQEAQLNLGYTAVTAPISGVVGRALVTEGALVNAQSDVMATIQQLDPVYVDFTQSSSEVFALRRALAAGRLNMISDDAAQVQLLFDDGSEYAHAGRLLLSEASVDSTTGQITLRAEFPNPDGDLLPGLYVRIRIEQALRENALTIPQMAVQRDQSGQAYVYVLKPEDEDTVARRDVILGRTTNNLWLVEEGLQEGDRVVIAGAQKLYPDAQVAPQMVEQDDDGDADDDAVAPETAE from the coding sequence ATGCCTCCTGTGGCTGTCACTGTGCAGCAGATGCGCGGCCATCCGTTGCCGGTCGTCAACGAATTGCCTGGCCGCGTGGCGGCAACGCGCACCGCCGAAGTGCGACCGCGTGTCGACGGCATCGTCGTGTCGCGGGTGTTCGAGCAGGGCCGGTTCATCGAGGAGGGGGAGGTTCTCTACCGGATCGACCCGGCGGGTTTCAAGGTGCGTGTGGCCAGCGCCCAGGCCACGCTGGCGCGCGCGAAGGCTGCACAGTTGAACGCCGCTGACCGGTTGCGCCGGGTCGAGGCATTGCGCGAACGCGGGGTGAGCGCCGGAGTGGAGCTGGACAATGCCGTCACCGCGGTCGCGCAGGCTGATGCGGATGTTGCCATAGCCGAGGCCTCATTGCAGGAGGCGCAGCTGAATCTCGGCTACACCGCCGTTACCGCTCCGATCAGTGGCGTTGTCGGTCGTGCGCTGGTCACCGAGGGCGCGCTGGTCAATGCCCAGAGCGACGTGATGGCAACGATCCAGCAGCTTGACCCGGTCTATGTGGATTTCACGCAGTCCTCGTCCGAAGTCTTTGCGCTGCGACGCGCCCTCGCTGCAGGCCGCCTGAACATGATCTCGGACGACGCGGCGCAGGTTCAGCTTCTTTTCGACGACGGGAGCGAATATGCCCATGCCGGCAGGCTGCTGCTGTCCGAGGCCAGTGTGGACAGCACGACCGGCCAGATCACCTTGCGGGCCGAGTTCCCGAATCCCGATGGCGACCTGCTGCCCGGTCTTTACGTTCGCATCCGTATCGAACAGGCCCTGCGCGAAAATGCTTTGACCATCCCGCAGATGGCGGTGCAGCGCGACCAGTCGGGTCAGGCATATGTCTATGTCCTGAAACCGGAAGATGAAGACACGGTTGCCCGGCGCGATGTGATCCTCGGTCGGACCACCAACAATCTCTGGCTGGTCGAGGAAGGTCTGCAGGAAGGTGACCGCGTGGTGATCGCGGGTGCGCAGAAGCTCTATCCTGATGCCCAGGTCGCGCCCCAGATGGTCGAACAGGATGATGACGGCGACGCGGATGACGACGCGGTTGCCCCAGAGACAGCAGAGTGA
- a CDS encoding TetR/AcrR family transcriptional regulator, with protein MAAIERVARRTGMDGLSIDAVAREAGISKSSVLYDCGNKSALLAEFIRYRLETYSRNCDEARTRYQGQSNPSFRAMIENHRTAPTDEEMSVAMLICAGAGKDANCREIMREKITEDTQRVIDESADKNRILQAFLALHGLAFLEYFGFCHFDEGIRNQLLDDLMSIAENDHGDRPAGA; from the coding sequence ATGGCTGCCATCGAAAGGGTCGCCCGCCGTACCGGTATGGATGGGCTCAGCATTGATGCCGTCGCGCGCGAGGCCGGCATCAGCAAGTCCAGCGTCCTTTATGATTGTGGCAACAAATCTGCCCTGCTGGCCGAGTTCATACGATACCGGCTCGAAACCTACAGCCGGAATTGCGATGAGGCGCGGACCCGTTATCAGGGCCAATCGAACCCGTCATTCCGGGCGATGATCGAAAATCACCGTACCGCTCCGACGGATGAGGAAATGTCGGTCGCCATGTTGATCTGCGCAGGCGCTGGAAAAGATGCCAATTGCCGGGAGATCATGCGCGAAAAGATCACCGAGGACACACAGCGCGTCATCGACGAATCTGCGGATAAAAACAGGATTTTACAGGCTTTTCTTGCGTTGCACGGATTGGCCTTTCTTGAGTATTTCGGCTTTTGCCATTTCGATGAAGGCATCCGGAACCAGTTGCTTGATGATCTGATGTCCATCGCGGAAAACGATCATGGCGACCGGCCGGCTGGAGCCTGA
- a CDS encoding RidA family protein, which translates to MTIERFRTKTRSSPVLRHNGVVYLTGQVGEGDTVTDQTHSCLARIDALLAEAGTDKRHLLQATLWLHDMGDYDAVNEVWDAWVPEGCAPTRNCGQVSVAVPGARVEIIIVAALPES; encoded by the coding sequence ATGACCATCGAACGGTTTCGCACCAAAACCCGCTCCAGCCCCGTCCTGCGCCACAACGGCGTCGTTTATCTGACCGGTCAGGTCGGCGAGGGCGACACGGTCACGGACCAGACTCATAGCTGCCTTGCGCGGATCGACGCGCTGCTGGCGGAAGCCGGCACCGACAAGCGGCACCTGCTGCAGGCCACGCTCTGGCTGCACGACATGGGCGACTATGATGCCGTGAACGAGGTCTGGGACGCCTGGGTTCCCGAGGGCTGCGCGCCGACCCGCAACTGCGGCCAGGTCAGCGTCGCGGTGCCCGGCGCCCGCGTCGAGATCATCATCGTCGCGGCACTGCCGGAGTCCTGA
- a CDS encoding aspartate kinase: protein MTQSNHTVEKIGGTSMSRLDELRDTLFTAGRSGDELYNRVFVVSAFGGISDLLLEHKKTGKPGVYGEFASADNHHGWHEALTRVSAAMNAAHKAVLDHPADVAQADDFVQERIEGARNCLVDLQRLCSYGHFRLSEHLLQIRELLAGLGEAHSAFVTALMLQRAGIDARHVDLSGWRDDGGVNLDQRIRDAMDGIDVTKEMPIVTGYAQCVEGLMREYDRGYSEVTFSRLAALTGAREAIIHKEFHLSSADPKLVGADAVRKLGQANYDVADQLSNMGMEAIHPSAAKTLRQAGVPLRVTNAFEPQDPGTLIDDRPAERPAVEIVTGLDIIALEVFEQDMVGAKGYDAGILDVLTRHKVRIVSKVSNANTITHYVDSSLKTMRRVERDIAALFPSATISSRTLAMASVIGRDLSGLSVLTRGLVAIGEAGHEVLGASQGPRNVDVQFILDRDQLAPVIKALHRVFVEEEDSAGLRRAA from the coding sequence ATGACCCAATCAAATCACACCGTGGAAAAGATCGGCGGAACCTCCATGTCGCGGCTCGACGAGTTGCGCGACACCCTGTTCACCGCCGGCCGCTCGGGGGACGAACTTTACAACCGCGTCTTCGTGGTCTCGGCCTTCGGCGGCATCAGCGACCTGCTGCTTGAACACAAGAAGACCGGCAAGCCCGGCGTCTATGGCGAATTTGCCAGCGCCGACAACCACCATGGCTGGCACGAGGCACTGACCCGCGTGAGCGCGGCCATGAATGCGGCGCACAAGGCGGTGCTCGACCACCCCGCCGACGTGGCCCAGGCCGACGATTTCGTGCAGGAACGTATCGAGGGGGCGCGCAACTGCCTTGTCGATCTTCAGCGTCTCTGTTCCTACGGCCATTTCCGCCTGTCCGAACATCTGCTGCAGATCCGCGAGCTTCTGGCCGGGCTGGGCGAGGCGCATTCCGCCTTTGTCACCGCGCTCATGCTGCAACGCGCCGGCATCGACGCGCGCCATGTCGACCTGAGCGGCTGGCGTGACGACGGCGGCGTGAACCTGGACCAGCGCATCAGGGATGCGATGGATGGCATTGATGTAACGAAAGAAATGCCCATCGTCACCGGCTATGCCCAATGTGTCGAGGGCCTCATGCGCGAATATGACCGTGGCTATTCCGAGGTGACGTTTTCCCGGCTTGCGGCGCTGACCGGTGCGCGCGAGGCGATCATTCACAAGGAATTCCACCTCTCCTCGGCCGATCCGAAGCTGGTCGGCGCCGATGCCGTGCGCAAGCTCGGGCAGGCGAATTACGATGTGGCGGACCAGTTGTCCAACATGGGGATGGAGGCGATCCACCCGAGCGCCGCCAAGACCCTGCGCCAGGCCGGGGTGCCGCTGCGCGTGACCAACGCGTTCGAACCCCAGGATCCGGGCACGCTGATCGACGACCGGCCTGCGGAACGGCCGGCGGTCGAGATCGTCACAGGGCTCGACATCATCGCGCTCGAAGTGTTCGAGCAGGACATGGTGGGGGCCAAGGGCTATGACGCGGGGATTCTGGACGTGCTGACGCGCCACAAGGTGCGGATCGTGTCGAAAGTGTCGAATGCCAACACGATCACCCATTACGTGGACAGTTCGCTCAAGACCATGCGGCGGGTCGAGCGCGACATCGCCGCGCTGTTCCCCTCGGCGACGATTTCCTCGCGCACGCTGGCCATGGCCTCGGTGATCGGGCGCGATCTTTCGGGGCTCTCGGTGCTGACCCGGGGGCTCGTCGCCATCGGTGAGGCGGGACACGAGGTGCTCGGCGCCTCACAGGGGCCGCGCAACGTGGATGTGCAGTTCATCCTCGACCGCGACCAGCTCGCCCCGGTGATCAAGGCGCTGCACCGCGTCTTTGTCGAGGAAGAAGACAGTGCGGGGTTGCGCCGCGCGGCCTGA